One region of Terriglobia bacterium genomic DNA includes:
- the gltB gene encoding glutamate synthase large subunit — MNRPGAQTGLPPAQGLYEPRHEHDACGIGFVASIKGQRTHDIVRKGIEVLVNLTHRGACGCDPETGDGAGVLIQIPHQFFARECRGLNIALPEPGQYGVGMIFLPVERHDRLRCEGILERIVREEGLRVLGWRDTPVDGSVIGRVARVSQPYIQQIFVGAAAGMDEAALDRRLYVVRKRAESEIAASDIESKEFFYVPSLSARTIVYKGLLLAPQIDRFYKELSDPDVLSALCLVHQRFSTNTFPTWHLAHPYRYIAHNGEINTLRGNVNWMHARQSVLASPRFGDDIKKLFPIIAPGGSDSANLDNAVELLLQCGRSLPHVMAMLVPEAWDGNPHFNPKKRAFYEYHASIMEPWDGPAAVAFTDGRLIGATLDRNGLRPGRYIITDDGLAIMASEVGVLSVEPKSILRKGRLQPGKMFLVDTVEGRIVGDKEIKERLAGRHPYAEWLQQNLIHIDQLPEPIRVQGPDHDTILQRQRAFGYTDEDIKAILTPMAAKAEEPVGSMGTDTPLACLSDKPQPLFHYFRQLFAQVTNPPIDPIREQMVMSLTSYIGSESNILDEKPESCHTLKLSAPILSNRELEKLRRVSRGGLLATTLPMLFRVEDDGKGLERAVEGLCRRASLAVKAGYTLLILSDRGVDPEYAPIPSLLALTAVHNLLVREETRTQVALIIESGEPREVMHFALLLGYGASAVNPYLAIETIEDLARRGYLPDHVNAEHAVKNVVKAINKGLLKTFSKMGISTLQSYQGAQVFEAIGLNREIVDRYFTGTPSRINGIGLDVLAREAAMKHEHAYRPITDCEPELAIGGNYTYRAGGEYHLINPTTVSKLQHAVRQANYQTFKEFTDAVDDQSRNLCTLRGLMQVKPAATPVPLDEVEPTAEIVKRFTTGAMSFGSISKEAHETLAIAMNRIGAKSNTGEGGEDEARFPRDGNGDWRRSAIKQVASARFGVTTNYLINAEELQIKMAQGAKPGEGGQLPGHKVDDVVARLRCSIPGVALISPPPHHDIYSIEDLAQLIYDLKNVNPQARIAVKLVAEVGVGTVAAGVSKAHADVVLISGDSGGTGASPMSSMKHAGAPWELGLAETQQVLVMNDLRGRIRVQTDGKLQTGRDVVIAALLGAEEFGFATAPLVAMGCVMMRKCHLNTCSVGIATQDPLLRKQFKGQPEHVIQYFFFVAEQVRELMASMGIRTMAEMIGRVDMLEMKSAVEHWKARGLDYSAILYNPEVPTRVARRCVQKQDHGLRQAMDYQLIALAREAIENRALVEISLPIRNVHRTVGAMLSGDIARRYGSAGLPDDTIHCRFTGSAGQSFGAFLAKGVTLRLEGDANDYVGKGLSGGRIIIYPPRESQFVPEENILIGNAVLYGATSGEAFFNGVAGERFAVRNSGATAVVEGVGDHGCEYMTQGLVVVLGKCGRNFAAGMNGGIAYVLDEIGDFAERRCNLAGVDLEPVLDPEDARMLRAVVAKHFKETRSPRAQYVLRNWAEVLPRFIKVFPHEYKRVLGVARTERPYVPAPVVIPAALGQVQHG; from the coding sequence ATGAACCGACCCGGAGCACAAACCGGACTGCCGCCCGCGCAGGGACTCTACGAACCGCGCCACGAGCACGATGCCTGCGGCATCGGTTTCGTCGCCAGCATCAAGGGGCAGCGCACGCACGACATCGTGCGCAAGGGCATCGAAGTCCTGGTCAACCTGACGCATCGCGGCGCCTGCGGCTGCGATCCGGAAACCGGCGACGGCGCCGGCGTGCTCATCCAGATCCCGCACCAGTTTTTCGCGCGTGAATGCCGCGGGTTGAACATCGCACTGCCGGAGCCCGGCCAGTACGGCGTCGGGATGATTTTCCTGCCCGTGGAGCGCCACGACCGGCTGCGTTGCGAAGGCATCCTGGAGCGCATCGTGCGCGAAGAAGGCCTCCGCGTTCTTGGCTGGCGGGACACCCCGGTGGATGGCAGCGTAATCGGCCGCGTGGCCCGCGTGTCGCAGCCCTACATCCAGCAGATTTTCGTGGGCGCCGCTGCCGGCATGGACGAAGCCGCGCTCGATCGCCGTCTGTACGTGGTGCGCAAGCGCGCCGAAAGCGAGATCGCCGCCTCCGACATCGAGTCAAAAGAGTTCTTCTACGTCCCGTCACTGTCGGCGCGCACCATCGTGTACAAGGGCCTGCTGCTGGCGCCGCAGATTGACCGCTTCTACAAGGAGCTGTCGGATCCCGATGTGCTGAGCGCGCTTTGCCTGGTGCACCAGCGCTTTTCGACCAACACGTTTCCCACCTGGCATCTGGCGCACCCGTATCGCTACATTGCGCACAACGGCGAGATCAACACGCTGCGCGGCAACGTCAACTGGATGCACGCGCGCCAATCGGTGCTGGCGTCGCCGCGGTTTGGCGATGACATCAAGAAGCTGTTCCCCATCATCGCGCCGGGCGGCAGCGATTCCGCCAATCTCGACAACGCAGTTGAGTTGCTGCTGCAGTGCGGCCGGTCGCTGCCGCACGTCATGGCCATGCTGGTGCCGGAAGCGTGGGACGGCAACCCGCACTTCAATCCCAAGAAGCGCGCTTTTTACGAGTACCACGCCTCCATCATGGAACCGTGGGACGGCCCGGCCGCCGTCGCCTTCACCGACGGACGCTTGATCGGCGCCACGCTCGACCGTAACGGGCTGCGCCCCGGGCGCTACATCATCACCGACGATGGCTTGGCGATCATGGCGTCGGAAGTGGGCGTGCTGTCGGTCGAGCCGAAATCCATCCTGCGCAAGGGCCGCTTGCAGCCCGGCAAGATGTTTCTGGTGGACACCGTCGAAGGCCGCATCGTTGGCGACAAGGAAATCAAGGAGCGTCTCGCGGGCCGTCATCCCTACGCCGAGTGGTTGCAGCAGAACCTGATCCATATTGACCAGCTTCCCGAGCCCATCCGCGTGCAGGGCCCCGACCACGACACCATCCTGCAGCGGCAGCGCGCCTTCGGCTACACCGACGAAGACATCAAGGCGATTCTCACCCCGATGGCGGCCAAGGCGGAGGAGCCGGTGGGCTCGATGGGTACCGACACGCCGCTCGCCTGCCTCTCCGACAAACCGCAGCCGCTCTTCCACTACTTCCGGCAATTGTTCGCGCAGGTCACAAACCCGCCCATCGACCCCATCCGCGAGCAAATGGTCATGTCGCTGACCAGCTACATCGGCAGCGAGAGCAACATCCTCGACGAGAAGCCGGAGAGCTGCCACACGCTGAAGTTGAGCGCGCCCATTCTCTCCAATCGCGAGCTGGAGAAGCTGCGTCGCGTCTCGCGCGGCGGCCTGCTGGCCACCACGCTGCCCATGCTCTTCCGCGTCGAAGATGACGGCAAAGGATTAGAGCGGGCGGTGGAAGGGCTGTGCCGGCGCGCCTCGCTGGCGGTCAAGGCCGGGTACACGCTGTTGATCCTTTCCGATCGTGGCGTCGACCCGGAGTACGCGCCCATTCCCAGCCTGCTGGCGCTGACCGCGGTACACAATTTGCTGGTGCGCGAGGAAACGCGAACCCAGGTTGCATTGATTATCGAGTCGGGCGAACCGCGCGAGGTCATGCACTTCGCGCTGCTGCTCGGCTACGGCGCCAGCGCGGTGAATCCTTATCTCGCCATCGAGACCATCGAAGACCTTGCTCGCCGCGGTTATCTGCCCGATCACGTGAACGCGGAGCACGCGGTCAAGAACGTCGTCAAGGCCATCAACAAGGGCCTGCTGAAGACGTTTTCGAAGATGGGAATCTCGACGCTGCAGAGCTACCAGGGCGCGCAGGTGTTCGAGGCTATCGGACTGAACCGGGAGATCGTCGACAGGTATTTCACCGGGACACCCTCACGCATCAACGGCATCGGGCTGGACGTGCTGGCGCGCGAGGCGGCCATGAAACACGAGCACGCCTACCGGCCCATCACCGACTGCGAGCCCGAATTGGCCATCGGCGGCAACTACACGTACCGTGCCGGTGGCGAGTATCACCTCATCAACCCGACCACGGTCAGCAAGCTGCAACACGCCGTCCGCCAGGCGAATTACCAGACGTTCAAGGAGTTCACCGACGCCGTTGACGACCAGAGCCGCAACCTGTGCACGCTGCGCGGCCTGATGCAAGTCAAGCCGGCGGCCACGCCCGTGCCGCTCGACGAAGTCGAGCCGACGGCGGAGATCGTGAAGCGCTTCACCACCGGCGCCATGTCGTTCGGCTCGATCAGCAAGGAAGCGCACGAAACGCTGGCCATCGCCATGAACCGCATTGGGGCGAAATCCAACACCGGCGAGGGCGGCGAAGATGAGGCCCGCTTCCCGCGCGATGGAAACGGCGACTGGCGCCGTAGCGCGATTAAGCAGGTCGCGTCCGCCAGGTTCGGCGTCACTACCAATTACCTGATTAACGCCGAAGAGTTGCAGATCAAGATGGCGCAAGGCGCCAAGCCCGGCGAAGGCGGCCAACTGCCGGGACACAAAGTGGACGACGTCGTCGCCCGCCTGCGCTGTTCGATTCCCGGCGTCGCGCTCATCTCGCCGCCGCCGCATCACGACATCTACTCCATCGAAGACCTGGCGCAGTTGATCTACGACTTGAAGAACGTCAACCCGCAGGCGCGCATCGCGGTCAAGCTGGTCGCCGAAGTCGGGGTGGGCACGGTCGCCGCGGGCGTATCCAAAGCGCACGCCGATGTGGTGCTGATCAGCGGCGACAGCGGCGGCACCGGCGCTTCGCCGATGAGCTCGATGAAGCACGCCGGCGCTCCCTGGGAGCTGGGGCTCGCCGAAACCCAGCAAGTGCTGGTGATGAACGATCTGCGCGGGCGCATTCGCGTGCAGACCGACGGCAAACTCCAGACCGGGCGCGACGTCGTCATTGCCGCGCTGCTCGGCGCCGAGGAATTTGGCTTTGCCACCGCGCCGCTGGTCGCCATGGGCTGCGTCATGATGCGCAAGTGTCACCTCAACACTTGCTCGGTCGGCATCGCCACCCAGGATCCTCTGCTGCGCAAGCAATTCAAGGGACAGCCGGAGCACGTGATCCAGTATTTCTTCTTCGTCGCCGAGCAAGTGCGCGAACTGATGGCCTCGATGGGCATCCGCACCATGGCTGAAATGATCGGCCGCGTCGACATGCTGGAGATGAAATCCGCGGTCGAACACTGGAAGGCCCGCGGCCTGGATTATTCCGCCATTCTCTACAACCCCGAGGTCCCCACGCGCGTGGCGCGCCGGTGCGTGCAGAAGCAGGACCACGGACTACGGCAGGCGATGGATTATCAGCTCATCGCCTTGGCCCGCGAGGCGATCGAGAACCGCGCGCTGGTCGAGATTTCCCTGCCCATTCGCAACGTGCACCGCACCGTCGGCGCCATGCTGAGCGGCGACATTGCGCGCCGCTACGGCTCAGCCGGGTTGCCCGACGACACGATTCACTGCCGCTTCACCGGTTCCGCCGGTCAAAGCTTCGGCGCGTTTCTCGCCAAGGGTGTCACGCTCAGGCTGGAAGGCGACGCCAACGATTACGTCGGCAAGGGCCTCTCCGGCGGGCGCATCATTATTTATCCGCCGCGGGAATCGCAGTTCGTTCCCGAGGAGAACATTCTGATCGGCAACGCGGTGCTCTACGGCGCCACCAGCGGCGAGGCCTTTTTTAACGGCGTCGCCGGCGAGCGCTTCGCGGTTCGCAATTCCGGCGCGACCGCGGTCGTGGAAGGCGTCGGCGACCACGGCTGTGAGTACATGACGCAGGGCCTGGTCGTCGTGCTCGGCAAATGCGGCCGCAATTTTGCCGCCGGGATGAATGGCGGAATCGCCTACGTGCTGGACGAGATCGGCGACTTCGCCGAGCGCCGCTGCAATCTCGCGGGCGTGGACCTGGAGCCGGTGCTCGATCCCGAGGATGCCCGCATGTTGCGCGCCGTCGTTGCCAAGCACTTCAAGGAAACGCGCAGTCCGCGAGCCCAGTATGTGCTCCGCAATTGGGCGGAAGTGCTGCCGCGATTCATCAAGGTTTTCCCGCACGAGTACAAGCGCGTGCTCGGCGTTGCGCGTACGGAGCGCCCGTACGTCCCGGCGCCGGTCGTGATCCCGGCCGCTCTCGGGCAGGTGCAGCATGGGTAA
- the ilvB gene encoding biosynthetic-type acetolactate synthase large subunit has product MKKTGAEILWECVNREGVTHVFGYPGGAILPAYDALGKFPGIRHILVRHEQGATHMADGYARASGRVGVAVATSGPGATNMVTGIATAMLDSSPIVCITGQVGSRLIGSDAFQEIDITGITLPITKHNYLVTRADEVAGVVAEAFLIARSGRPGPVLIDITKDAQQSSCEFDWDAIAPPAHPARPDRRAAPVEYRRALELINSAQRPLILAGHGILLSGSFPQVRELVEKASIPVAMTLLGIGALPASHPLNLGMMGMHGESWVNTAIQEADLLIALGMRFDDRVTGNLKTYAPTAKKIHVEIDPAEVNKNVTVDVALIGDLRPVLQELLPEVAVGDRAEWLAHIAELKGEVAVRDIQNLPDNGHLYAAHVISDLWRETQGTAIVVTDVGQHQMWEAQYYKHDEPHSLITSGGLGTMGFALPAAIGAKFARPEEEVWVVAGDGGFQMTMSELATVAQEGLELKVAIINNGYLGMVRQWQEFFYDRRYHATPLVNPDFEKLAQAYGLHAMTVNRRSEVIPAVQAARSHRGTAVINFCVEQEDSVFPMVPAGASLDQMIRRPSPLVEAATDA; this is encoded by the coding sequence ATGAAAAAGACTGGTGCAGAAATTCTTTGGGAGTGCGTGAACCGCGAAGGCGTGACTCACGTCTTCGGCTATCCCGGCGGCGCCATCCTGCCCGCCTACGACGCGCTCGGCAAATTCCCCGGCATTCGCCACATCCTGGTGCGCCACGAGCAGGGCGCGACCCACATGGCCGACGGTTACGCACGCGCCAGCGGCCGGGTTGGCGTCGCCGTCGCCACCTCCGGCCCCGGCGCCACCAACATGGTCACCGGCATCGCCACCGCCATGTTGGATTCCTCTCCCATCGTCTGCATTACCGGACAGGTGGGCAGCCGGCTGATCGGCTCCGACGCCTTCCAGGAAATTGACATCACCGGCATCACCCTGCCCATCACCAAGCACAATTACCTCGTCACGCGTGCGGATGAAGTGGCCGGCGTGGTGGCCGAGGCGTTCCTGATCGCCCGCTCCGGCCGGCCGGGCCCGGTGCTGATTGACATCACCAAGGATGCGCAGCAATCCAGTTGCGAATTCGATTGGGACGCCATTGCGCCGCCCGCGCATCCGGCGCGCCCCGACCGCCGCGCCGCGCCCGTGGAATACCGCCGTGCGCTCGAGCTCATCAACTCCGCGCAGCGCCCGCTGATCCTCGCCGGCCACGGCATTCTTCTCTCCGGGTCCTTTCCCCAGGTTCGCGAGCTGGTGGAGAAGGCAAGCATTCCGGTTGCCATGACGCTGCTCGGCATCGGCGCCTTACCAGCTTCCCATCCGCTCAACCTCGGCATGATGGGCATGCACGGCGAGTCTTGGGTGAACACCGCCATCCAGGAAGCCGACCTGCTGATCGCGCTTGGCATGCGCTTCGACGACCGCGTTACCGGCAATCTGAAGACGTACGCGCCCACTGCCAAGAAGATTCACGTCGAGATCGATCCCGCCGAGGTCAACAAGAACGTCACGGTTGACGTGGCGCTGATCGGAGACCTGCGACCGGTCCTGCAGGAGTTGCTCCCGGAAGTCGCCGTGGGCGATCGCGCCGAGTGGCTCGCGCACATTGCCGAACTCAAGGGCGAAGTCGCCGTCCGCGACATCCAGAACCTTCCCGACAACGGTCATCTGTACGCGGCGCACGTGATTTCCGATCTCTGGCGCGAAACCCAAGGCACGGCGATCGTCGTCACCGACGTCGGCCAGCACCAGATGTGGGAGGCGCAGTACTACAAGCATGATGAGCCGCATTCGCTGATCACCTCGGGCGGACTGGGCACCATGGGCTTCGCGCTGCCCGCCGCAATCGGCGCCAAGTTTGCGCGCCCCGAGGAAGAGGTGTGGGTCGTGGCCGGCGACGGCGGCTTCCAGATGACCATGTCCGAGCTCGCCACCGTCGCTCAGGAGGGTCTGGAACTCAAGGTGGCCATCATCAACAACGGCTACCTCGGCATGGTGCGCCAGTGGCAGGAGTTCTTTTACGACCGCCGCTACCACGCTACGCCACTGGTGAATCCCGATTTCGAAAAGCTCGCGCAGGCGTACGGCCTGCACGCCATGACCGTCAACCGTCGCTCGGAGGTGATTCCCGCGGTGCAGGCCGCGCGCTCGCACCGCGGGACCGCGGTCATCAACTTCTGCGTGGAGCAGGAAGACTCCGTTTTCCCCATGGTTCCCGCAGGCGCTTCGTTGGACCAGATGATCAGACGCCCCAGCCCCCTGGTTGAGGCTGCCACGGATGCCTAA
- the ilvN gene encoding acetolactate synthase small subunit: MMNTFVVYVENKPGVLNRVASLFRRRGFNIESLTVGHTEKSGISRMTIVTDTDAAGTYRVETNLYKLANVISVENITAAPSVCRELAMIKVAAAGETRTQLMQLAGVFRARVVDVATASLTIEITGTEDKIDGLLEVLRHYGIIEMVRTGRVAMARGGGNGASVALPPPANLESDDGMVAFSV; the protein is encoded by the coding sequence ATGATGAATACCTTTGTTGTCTACGTCGAAAATAAGCCTGGGGTGCTCAACCGGGTTGCCTCGCTGTTCCGCCGCCGCGGCTTCAACATCGAGTCGCTCACCGTCGGCCATACTGAGAAGAGCGGCATTTCGCGCATGACCATCGTGACCGACACGGATGCGGCGGGCACCTACCGCGTCGAGACCAACCTCTACAAGCTGGCCAACGTGATCAGCGTGGAAAACATCACGGCCGCCCCCTCGGTCTGTCGTGAGTTGGCCATGATCAAGGTCGCCGCCGCCGGTGAGACCCGCACCCAACTGATGCAGTTGGCCGGCGTCTTCCGCGCCCGCGTGGTGGACGTTGCGACCGCATCGCTCACCATCGAGATCACCGGCACGGAAGACAAGATCGACGGCCTGCTGGAGGTGCTCCGCCATTACGGGATCATCGAGATGGTGCGCACCGGCCGCGTTGCCATGGCGCGCGGCGGCGGCAACGGCGCCAGCGTGGCGCTTCCGCCTCCCGCCAACCTGGAATCCGACGACGGCATGGTGGCCTTCTCGGTGTGA
- the ilvD gene encoding dihydroxy-acid dehydratase, whose protein sequence is MAFLVLSTLLRGARQVKNEPPGNGHSAANLDAVLKRHSWAITDGPSRAPARAMLKAVGFDDDKLRRPIIGVANTWIEVGPCNFHLRHLAAQVKAGIYAAGGTPMEFNTVSISDGITMGTEGMRASLVSREVIADSIELVARGNLFDGLVVLVGCDKTIPAAVMALLRVDVPGLVLYGGSISPGSFHGHDVTIQDVFEAVGAHARGAMSESELCALENSACPGAGACGGQFTANTMALVIEMLGIAPMGESSVPAGHPDKDVSAHHAGELVMQLVRQDLKPSQIITRAALEDAIASVAASGGSTNAVLHLLAIAQEAGVALDIDDFDRISARVPLLADLKPGGRFVATDLYEAGGVRLLASRLREVGVLHCDRPTVSGRSVEEEAAQAKEQLGQEVVRPASNPLRASGGLVILKGNLAPEGCVVKTAGHETKSYRGPAQVFDSEEAAFSAVQQGRIKAGDVVVIRYEGPRGGPGMREMLAVTAALVGAGLGESVALLTDGRFSGATHGLMAGHVAPEAACGGPIGALRTGDIVEFDIPTRRLAVDLSDEEIKQRLAAWTPPPPRFTRGVMAKYARQVSSAAVGAVT, encoded by the coding sequence ATGGCCTTCTTGGTTTTATCGACATTGTTGCGAGGCGCACGGCAAGTGAAAAACGAACCTCCCGGAAACGGGCACAGCGCGGCCAATCTCGACGCGGTGCTCAAACGGCACAGTTGGGCGATCACCGACGGACCCAGCCGCGCGCCGGCCCGCGCCATGCTGAAGGCGGTCGGCTTTGATGACGACAAGCTGCGCCGCCCGATCATCGGCGTGGCCAACACCTGGATCGAGGTCGGCCCTTGCAACTTCCACCTGCGCCATCTCGCGGCACAAGTCAAGGCCGGTATCTACGCCGCCGGCGGCACCCCCATGGAGTTCAACACCGTCTCCATATCGGACGGAATCACCATGGGCACGGAAGGCATGCGCGCCTCGCTAGTCAGCCGCGAAGTGATCGCCGACTCCATCGAGTTGGTCGCGCGCGGCAATCTTTTCGACGGGCTGGTGGTGCTCGTCGGCTGCGACAAGACCATCCCCGCCGCTGTGATGGCCCTGCTGCGCGTCGATGTCCCCGGGCTGGTGCTCTACGGCGGTTCCATCAGTCCCGGGAGTTTTCACGGCCACGATGTGACCATCCAGGACGTTTTCGAAGCGGTGGGTGCGCATGCTCGCGGCGCAATGAGCGAATCGGAGCTCTGTGCCCTGGAGAACAGCGCCTGTCCGGGCGCGGGCGCCTGCGGCGGCCAGTTCACCGCCAACACCATGGCGCTGGTCATCGAGATGCTCGGCATCGCTCCCATGGGCGAGTCCAGCGTCCCCGCCGGCCATCCCGACAAAGACGTGTCGGCGCATCATGCCGGCGAACTCGTCATGCAACTGGTTCGGCAGGACCTCAAGCCCAGCCAGATCATCACCCGCGCAGCATTGGAAGACGCGATTGCCAGCGTGGCGGCCAGCGGCGGATCCACCAACGCCGTTCTGCATCTGCTCGCGATTGCGCAGGAAGCCGGGGTCGCGCTCGACATCGACGATTTCGACCGCATCAGCGCGCGTGTGCCGCTGCTCGCCGACCTGAAACCGGGCGGCCGTTTTGTCGCCACCGATCTCTACGAAGCCGGCGGTGTGCGCCTGCTCGCCAGCCGCCTGCGCGAAGTCGGGGTGCTTCATTGCGATCGCCCCACGGTTAGCGGCAGAAGCGTCGAGGAAGAAGCTGCCCAGGCGAAGGAGCAGCTTGGACAAGAGGTCGTGCGGCCCGCCTCCAACCCGCTGCGCGCAAGTGGCGGGCTAGTCATCCTAAAGGGAAACCTGGCTCCGGAAGGCTGCGTGGTCAAAACCGCCGGTCATGAAACGAAATCCTATCGCGGCCCGGCGCAGGTCTTCGACAGCGAAGAGGCCGCCTTCTCCGCCGTGCAGCAGGGGCGGATCAAGGCGGGCGACGTGGTGGTCATCCGCTACGAAGGACCGCGCGGCGGCCCCGGCATGCGTGAGATGCTCGCTGTCACCGCTGCGCTGGTCGGCGCGGGGCTCGGCGAATCGGTGGCGCTGCTCACCGACGGACGTTTCTCCGGCGCGACCCACGGATTGATGGCGGGACACGTCGCGCCCGAAGCCGCTTGTGGCGGACCGATCGGCGCGCTTCGTACCGGCGACATCGTGGAATTCGATATTCCTACGCGGCGCCTCGCGGTGGATCTCAGCGACGAGGAAATCAAGCAACGACTGGCAGCGTGGACTCCTCCTCCGCCGCGCTTCACCCGCGGCGTCATGGCAAAGTACGCCCGCCAGGTCTCTTCCGCCGCCGTCGGAGCAGTAACGTAG
- a CDS encoding LysR family transcriptional regulator yields MDFDQLITFMEVAKLGNFSRAGQKVFRSQSAVSAQIRQLEIEYGEKLLDRAGKSVRLTPAGSVLFDYAKQMLVLRDESLRAVADQGATPRGILAIGANEATCLYVLPDVFAEYSRLYPSVQINIYRNFSRKILERVEEGSLDVGIVTLPVKSPSLKVQLIYRDRLMLMVSVNSPLAKLDSVPICKLAEQALIFPKTGYTRQVLDKIFRPYQATMRVVMELPSVGMIKGFVATGLGVSIISASFAAPEVRSGEVKLLELEDVDLWRELGLVYRADRTLPRAATAFVELIQSRTRLRSKTKAVHG; encoded by the coding sequence ATGGATTTCGATCAGCTGATCACCTTCATGGAAGTGGCCAAGCTCGGCAATTTCTCGCGCGCAGGGCAGAAGGTGTTCCGCTCGCAGTCGGCGGTCAGCGCGCAGATCCGTCAACTGGAGATCGAATACGGCGAGAAGCTGCTGGATCGCGCCGGCAAGTCGGTCCGCCTCACCCCCGCCGGAAGCGTCCTGTTCGACTACGCCAAGCAGATGCTGGTCCTGCGTGACGAATCCTTGCGCGCCGTTGCCGACCAAGGCGCGACTCCGCGCGGCATCCTCGCCATCGGCGCCAACGAGGCCACCTGCCTCTACGTGCTGCCCGATGTCTTCGCCGAGTACTCGCGCCTGTACCCCTCGGTGCAGATCAATATCTATCGCAACTTCAGCCGCAAGATTTTGGAGCGCGTGGAAGAAGGCTCGCTGGATGTCGGCATCGTCACGCTGCCGGTGAAATCGCCCAGCCTCAAGGTGCAACTGATCTACCGCGATCGCCTCATGCTGATGGTCAGTGTGAACAGTCCGCTGGCGAAGCTCGACTCGGTTCCCATCTGCAAGCTCGCCGAGCAGGCTCTCATCTTCCCCAAGACCGGCTACACGCGCCAGGTGCTCGACAAGATTTTCCGCCCCTACCAGGCCACCATGCGCGTGGTGATGGAACTGCCCAGCGTGGGCATGATCAAGGGATTCGTCGCCACCGGGCTTGGCGTCTCCATCATCAGCGCCAGCTTCGCCGCTCCGGAAGTGCGCTCCGGCGAAGTCAAGCTGCTCGAACTGGAGGACGTCGACCTGTGGCGCGAACTCGGGCTCGTCTACCGCGCCGATCGCACCCTGCCGCGCGCCGCCACCGCCTTCGTTGAGCTCATCCAGAGCCGCACCCGCTTGCGCAGTAAAACCAAAGCCGTGCATGGCTGA
- a CDS encoding glutamate synthase subunit beta translates to MGKVTGFMEYARELPARRPVIERINDWFEIYREFPEEKLGVQGARCMDCGVPFCHTGCPLNNLIPDWNDLVYRGLWREAVRQLHATNNFPEFTGRICPAPCEAACVLGINQPPVTIKEIEKNIIERGFREGWIRPQPPQFPTGKRVAIIGSGPAGLAAAQQLRRAGHQVTVFEKADRIGGLLRYGIPNFKLDKRLVDRRLEQLSAEGVQFMTNAHVGHNVPVEDLGREFHALLLCGGAESPRDLRVPGRELKGIHFAMEFLPQQNRRCEGDVVPAREEILATGKRVVIIGGGDTGADCLGTVHRQKPISVHQFELMPVPPQERAPQTPWPLWPMQLRTEGAHEEGGVRAWSIATTAFTGDEHGNLKRLQGIRVGPPPTFTPIAGTEFTMEADLVLLAMGFLGPVRNGMIEQLGVALDARGNVATGADYHTSAPGVFSAGDMRRGQSLVVWAISEGRKAAAAVDAHLGQIVQ, encoded by the coding sequence ATGGGTAAGGTCACCGGATTCATGGAATACGCCCGCGAGCTGCCGGCGCGGCGCCCGGTCATCGAGCGCATCAACGACTGGTTCGAGATCTACCGCGAGTTCCCGGAAGAAAAGCTCGGCGTGCAGGGCGCGCGCTGCATGGATTGCGGCGTTCCCTTCTGCCACACCGGATGCCCGCTGAACAACCTGATTCCCGATTGGAATGACCTCGTCTATCGCGGGCTGTGGCGCGAGGCGGTTCGCCAGTTGCACGCCACCAACAATTTTCCGGAGTTTACCGGACGCATTTGCCCGGCGCCGTGCGAGGCCGCCTGCGTGCTCGGCATCAACCAGCCGCCGGTGACCATCAAGGAAATCGAGAAGAACATCATCGAGCGCGGCTTCCGGGAAGGCTGGATCCGGCCGCAGCCGCCGCAGTTCCCCACCGGCAAGCGGGTCGCCATCATCGGCTCCGGACCGGCTGGTCTGGCCGCCGCGCAGCAGTTGCGCCGCGCCGGGCACCAAGTCACGGTGTTCGAGAAGGCGGACCGCATCGGCGGCCTGCTCCGCTACGGCATTCCGAATTTCAAGCTCGATAAACGTCTCGTGGATCGCCGCCTGGAGCAGCTTTCCGCGGAAGGCGTGCAGTTCATGACCAACGCGCACGTCGGCCACAATGTGCCCGTCGAGGACCTGGGCCGCGAGTTCCACGCGCTCCTGCTGTGCGGCGGCGCCGAAAGCCCGCGCGACTTGCGCGTCCCCGGACGCGAGTTGAAAGGCATTCACTTCGCCATGGAATTCCTGCCGCAGCAAAACCGCCGCTGCGAAGGAGACGTTGTGCCCGCGCGCGAAGAAATCCTGGCCACCGGCAAGCGCGTGGTCATCATCGGCGGTGGCGACACCGGCGCCGACTGCCTCGGCACCGTGCATCGCCAGAAACCGATCTCCGTGCACCAGTTCGAACTCATGCCCGTGCCTCCCCAGGAACGCGCGCCACAAACGCCCTGGCCGCTATGGCCGATGCAGCTGCGTACCGAGGGCGCGCACGAGGAGGGCGGCGTCCGCGCCTGGAGCATCGCCACTACCGCATTTACCGGCGACGAGCACGGCAACCTGAAGCGGTTGCAGGGCATCCGCGTCGGCCCGCCGCCGACATTCACGCCCATCGCCGGCACCGAGTTCACCATGGAAGCCGATCTGGTACTGCTGGCCATGGGATTCCTCGGCCCGGTACGCAACGGCATGATCGAGCAACTCGGGGTCGCCTTGGACGCCCGCGGAAATGTCGCCACCGGCGCGGATTATCACACATCGGCGCCCGGTGTATTTTCTGCCGGAGACATGCGGCGTGGGCAGTCGCTGGTGGTATGGGCAATTTCGGAAGGGCGGAAAGCGGCCGCCGCGGTGGACGCCCACTTGGGCCAAATCGTGCAATAA